The sequence AAGCGTCTTTCCAATCACCATAATGCTGACTATTTGAGCTAATTGTGCCGACTTTGGCTTGATCACGACAGGTCGACACCATTAATTGGTTGTACCAAAACAGCTTCTCTGCACCTTCTCCCTCTTGCTGCTCACGCAAATCAGCGTAACGGCGAAGCTGGTCAATGCCATGGCTCATTGGGTCAGAAATGTACGGTGACTTACACTCAATCACCGCAAGAGGGATACCATTAACAAAGCAAATAATATCTGGAATGATTTTTTGGTTTACCCCTTCCACTTTAAACTGGTTAGTTACCAGAAACTCGTTATTTTCAGGGGTATCGAAGTCGATAAGTTTAACGGTTTGCCCTTTGCGCCCTTTACCTAAATCTTGCTCTACTGATAGGTAATTCACCATGGTTTGGTAGAAGGCGTGGTTGTACTCCATTAAGGCAGCAAAGCTAGGGTGAGTCACTTCCCTTGATACTTTGCGTAGGTTCTCATCGCTTACCCAAGGGTTGATGCGTTTTATCGCCGCTTCTAAGCGTTTAACCAAAATCACGTCACGCAGATAAGCCCGTTCTTGGTTGGCATGTTCAGGGGCAAGGGCTTTACCTTGAACGTAACGCCATCCAAGCTTAACAAGCTGGGCAATCGCAGGCGCTTCTACCTTATGGAATTCGTTGTTTGCCATTAGGTCACCACAACCAATTGACTTTCCTTTTTTGCTGCTGCAACTGAGCTTTCTATATAAAGCTTGGTTCTTGATATAACTCTCTCCACGCCTTCGTCAGACATCACTTCGGATAAAGGGCATTCAAACCCAGTAAGAAAACAGTAACCATCATTGGTATCTTTTTCTGCTTTTGGTTGATCAGAAAATTCGGGGTAAGCAGATCCCCTCCAAACTGCATTGTACCAATTTTCATTAAATGCTTTCCAAGGTGCACAGACGGTTATCCTTATTATACTTTCTGCATCACCAACCCTAGGTGATAAATTTAGTGCATCAGGCTCAGACTTGTGACCTTGAAACTTTGTATCTATAGCCGTGTCTGACACCACCATAAATTCAACTAAATATTCACCAACTTGAACTTTATCTTTGTTCTTAAACCAACCATATATAAAACTCGTATTCAGACCAGGAAGTAAATCCCATTGCCAACAAGCGGTAATATCGTAGCGAGCCGCGGTAGGAAGATTAAAATCAGCATTACCCCAATAATAAAACGAAAGGTCGAGCTGGCTCGCCATATCACTAATAGTTGGTAGTAAGCGTTGATAGTAAGCGGCTAATAATCGGTGTGCAGTACGAACCTGTAGTAAAAGTTTATCTACCTTTTCCATTGTTCTATATCCTTTAATGACAATGTGTTTTTTTCAATTCCCATTAAGAGTTCATCCCAATGATTAATTGATTTAATTTTTAATATGGAATGGTTCATTGTTAGTGCTGGCAGAGGCTTATCGAGAAGTGAAGACCAGCTATAAAACTGAATTTTCAATTTATAAAGGCGTGCTACCTGTAATATGTCTTCGATAATCCTACGATCCTGATCATTGGGTAAATCACTTTTATTCAGTTCCAAAATGCTATTAACAGCAGGTTGCCAGTTCAGTGCATTAATACCATTCAATACTTCAGGATACGCGTCTTTCAACTCAGTAAACCAACGAGATAAGGTAGCCCTATCTGGTGCTCGACCAATCGCGAGAAAGTAGAGAGGAAGATGGTCTCGCTCCCCAGATTGCACAAAGGATTCAATCTCACGCTGCCATTGTTTCTTACATTGATTTCCACCTGCTGGTGGTTTTATTTCAACAATTACATTGGCAGTTTCAAACTTGAGTACTAAATCAGGCTCAACCCGCCTTCTCTTTTCATTAGCACTCAGTGAATAGCTCGGCCAATAGTCAATATGTTCAAAGCCTTGAAATTCGGTCTCAGTGCCAAGCCAGTTTTGTAATAACTTGGATTGTACTGGTGTAGACAAATAAGCGAAGCGTTCGAACACTGTTGAAGTCAACAAGTCTTCACGGGCTTTAAACAGTTGTGACCAACTGACCGACTCATCCTTGTTGTGTTCTATGCGTCCTGCTTTACCGTGAAGAATTGCTTTTAGCATTAGCCGTCTACCTTGACTCGTTTTTTGCCTGTGAGGAGGTCTTGCATTAGGGCTTTTTTCTTAAGCTTCAACTTCTCTAGCTTTTTAGCAACAACTAGCACTCTGCCTTCAATTGAATCAAGTACTTTAGAAATTGCTGTCTGCTCTCCAAGAGAAGGAAAAGGCAACACTACATTCAAAATATTTGCTGATGAGAGGTTAGCCTGCTTTGTTCCTGTACCTACTGCGTAAATTTCATCTAGAAACAGTCTTGAGCGCATTAAGTGTAGGAGGAAATTGTTAACTGCATTTTCACCTGCTATTACTTTTGCAACCCGCTGGTTTAACAAACATGATTTCGTCCCATTTGGCACCTGAACTGCAAACCCATAATCTTCCTTCCCAGATGTTCCGGTCATTGAGAACACAATGTCACCTTCCCTAACCGCAAACTTAGGATGCTTCTCTATATAATCAAAAGGAAGATATTTGGGTGCTCTAGTCAGATCTAGTTTGTTGTTATAAAGGTTTCCCATTCGAATCAATGGCACTCCATTAGCCACAAAATCTGTACTCTTAAAAGCAAAACCGGGAATCAGTGAGGCTTTATCACCTAACTTTACAACCTCCCACCCTTTCGGAATTCTTCCCACTAGCGAGTCTTTAAACTCGGTATGTGGTTTACCATCCACACCGACACCACGGGTGAGTAGCTCTTGCATCATGCCTGTTTTCAGGTCTTTGAGCTTGTCGATTTGCGCCTGTGTTTTTTCTATCACGTCATCAACTGAGGTGAGGATAGCGGCGATTTTCTTTTGTTCTGGGAGTGGTGGGAAAGGGAATAGAAAATTCTTAATATCTCCATTGGAAATATGCGGTATTCCTGAGCTTGTTTTTACTATTTCAACGTAATCTACCCAAGAATCTGTTCCATACATATAATAGAGATACTTGGAATCTAATTGTTCCTTCGCTCTTAACCGAGCAACTCGCTGAACTAGCAAAGCAGGAAGATCTGACTTTTTTAGATATGCGTAGTTTTTTCCGACAAGAGAACCATCCATACCAATGAGAATATCCATTTCAGCTAATTGAAACTTCTTCAGTTCTTCAAGGTTAACATTCCAATACTTTGTTTTTTCTTCCGCCCAGCGAGTCGCCCCTCTGGTTAAGTTAATTCCACGAACGAGCCTAGCGCCAAATCGATCAGTATTAAATTTGCTGCTATCAAAAGCAGGTCCCGTCAAAAACTCAACATAGTTCACGACAGGCTGATATACCCAATCACTAGGAAGCTCTCCAAATGGCGAGGTAATGCTATTACTCATAACCCAGCTCCTTCAAGTAACCTTGCATCACCTGCTCGGCTTCCGTTACTTGAGCATCTAGTTCATGAAGTGATACTTGGTATTTATCCCACCAGCGTTCTAGCTGGCTGATAACTTTAGCCTCTACATCACCAACAATTTCACGGATCTGCTCTTTACTTTCAATGCTTGGCTTGAATACGTAGTAGTCGTTGCCTTTCTTATCGAATACAACCGACAGGTCAAAACCTTGAATGATCTCTTCTTGAATGTATTCGTCTTCTACTTCACGCACTGGCACGCCGCCATGAAGAATCGCGCGTACATCAAAGATCTCGGCTGGTGGCGAAGTATCGGCATAGCGACGGATATTAAGGTTAAAGTCGTTCTCGGCAATCTCTGAAAAGTTCACCACTTTTGCGTAGCGTTTAATATCGCACTTGCTTTCAAATGAATGGCTTTCGAAGGTTTCAACAATCTTGGTGATGTCTTGCTCGCGCAGTTTGTTCTGGTTTTTGCCCTCTTCAAACTCAAGCTCTGAGTTAATGAACAGGACTTTACCTTTTCGAGCAGCAGCTTTGTTCTTATTGATAATAAGCAAGCATGCAGGAATGCCCGTACCGTAGAATAAGCCCGATGGCAGACCAATCACCGCTTCGAGCAAATCGTCTTCCAAAATGCCTTGGCGGATAGCCTTCTCACTTGAACCACGGAATAGCACACCATGAGGCATAACCACACCGACCATACCCTCATTGTTGGTACTGGCAATCATGTGCTGAACAAAGGCTAAATCACCCGCATCTTTTGGTGGTGTGCCATAAGGGAAGCGACCAAAACCATCACTATCACACTCGTCTTTACCCCACTTTTTAAGTGAGAACGGTGGGTTAGCGATTACGCGGTCAAAGCTCATTAGCTCGCCGCCTTCTGTGTGCTTAGGCTCACGCAGAGTATCGCCTTTACGAATATCGGCACTTTGTACACCATGTAAGAACATGTTCATCTTACAAATCGCCCACGTATTTAGGTTCATCTCTTGCCCAAATAGCGATAGGTTTGACGCATTTTCACCATTTTTAGCAAGGTGGTTACGGGTTTGCACCAACATGCCACCCGACCCTGTGGTTGGATCGTAAATACGCATGCCCGCATGGGGCTTTAATAGTGCCACCAGCAGTTGTACCACTTCGCTAGGGGTATAAAACTCGCCACCCTTTTTACCAGCGCTGTCGGCAAACATTTTGATTAGATATTCGTAAGCGGTACCCAGCATATCTGGGCGCTCAAAATCTTCATTGCGTAGACGGTGCTGACTAAAATGAGAGAGCAAATCACGCAACTTAGCATCAGTAAGCTTGTTCTTAATGTTGAAGTCGATAGTCACCAACACGCCTTCAAGCGCAGAGTTGTGTTCTTCAATCGCTTCAGTTGCTTTGTTTAGGCTCTCACCAATGTTGTGCTTTAAATCTTTAAGCGCAGACCAACGAGCGTTTTCCGGCATGTAGAAGGTGTCATCGTATTCATCTTCGTCATCTGCCAGATCTTCTGCTTGAGCTTTCGTTTTACCTTTGTCTAGATAGTACTGAATTACTTTCTCTTGTTCCTCTTCAAACGCATCGGACATGCGCTTTAGAAACATCATACCGAAGATATAGTCTTTGAATTCAGAGGCATCCATATTGCCACGAAGGATATCAGCTGTTTCCCAAAGGAAGGATTCAAGTTGTTGTAATGTCAGTTTGTGGGTCATTGAGTATTGCCTATGTAGATAAGGTACAAACTCGTACGGATTAGTACGGTTTGGTATTACTTCTGATTCTACGGTTAAGGGAGATATGGAGCAATAATAGTCTGTAAATGTTGATGTTTTTGTATGCAATACATGATTTACACGACAAAAACCCGACACCTCTCATAGTAATTATTTATATAAGACTGGTAGAATATAGTTCTTATTTTTCAGTGAGCTAAAAGCATGGAAGACCCAAAGGCTACGACAGGACGTCCTGCCGATACAGAATTAAATAAGCAAACCTTTTCATTAAAACACTTTTTCACTGAGCTCGATTGGGCTTTCGGGCGTTTTGTGGTGTTTGTATTAGAAAGTCTAAGTTATCTTCTATTACTTGGGTTAGGCGCTTTTTCGATTAAATTTGTCATAGAATCCATAGAAGAATATCAAGAAGGGCTATCCGATCTATCCAATATAGAAATAGCATTTTTATTTTTTGCATTTATCTTGTTTCGAAGGTATCTAATATATTGTGAAGCGACATCATTTGGATGGTTGAGACAATTGACGACCCCAATAGTTTGGTATGGCAAATTTAGCCTTGTTTGTATTCTAATAGGTTTGAGTTTTGCTTTTCTTGATTTAAAAAATGAAACAGATCGCCTTGCCTATTTTATTCAAAGTAATAAGAACTATTTACAACTACTCGCCTTCGTTTTAGCTCTTGTATGTCTTTATATCTCAGTTCCCAGTAAAAGCCTTCGAACAGAGGTGCAGGGGGCAAGTACATCCGAGCCTTCAGAAGCAAAAAAAGAAGATATCCATTCTTCAACTTCATCACAAAACTCATCAGGTGTTTAAATGTTAAGTCCTAAATCCTTTCTTGTTGTTTTTACTCTGTGCTTACTACCAAGCCTTTCCTCGGCAAAGTCGTTATCGCTCTCTGTCAGTTGCGGAGAACTAATGGATATCTACTCGTCGAAAAACGAAAAAAAACTACTGGCAGCTCAAACGACGTCGCTATCCGAAAGTTTAAGGGCTGGCTACTGCTTAGGTGTCATTGAACAGTACGCGAAATCCGAATATGGCTGTCGCTCTGATTGGTATAAACGTGCTGAGTTTATTGCGTCATACGCCTCCGACAACAATCCACCTTCAGAAAAGAAACTACTGAGATTATCCTGTGGTATCTAACGATTATATTTCAACACCCGATGCGGTTTGGAAGCTCTTTCAAATTCGATTGTCAGACTATGAGTCGTTTAGGTCGCTAATCTACTCTTATGTCCGAAGCAGAGATGGACAAGTAGGTCCAAAGTTTCTTAATACAATAGAAAAGCCCCAACCAAATTCAGGTAAGGCAAACCGAAAAGATATCTATATCCATAAAGATAGCCTCATCAAATTTCATAATGTCATTGTTCTTCAAGCTTTTTTCTTGATACTAAAAGAGTTAAAGCGATTTTCTCCAGCGTCGAAAAAAGAAAACAAGCCGCCGATATAATTGAGATAGTACTCAATGAAAGGCAAAACATTCTTGGGATAGAGCTACAAAATGATCAAGTCCCCCACTTAATTGAGTGCATGAATTCTAATAAAGCATTAGATAAAATTGTCTTACCAAACCCATTCACTGAACTGCCTCAACTATCTTTGTCAGGCATGACGAGCGTTACACAGGCTCTTATTGCACAAAGTGCCGTACTTTCCCAAGGTCAGACCATGATGCTACACTTTTTTAATGACGAACTTGAACTCGCCTATAATGCCTCGCTCAATATCGATTGTTCATCCCCAACTCTCGACCGCTATCGCTCTTTGATTCACACTCGCTATAACGAAGCTAAATCGTTCGATAGTTTATTGGATAATTTATTAAATTAGTTGTTGCGAGTGCAGCGCACTCAATCATTCTTGTTTCCAGTTCATCAGGGAGAGCAAGAATGACATCGACTAAACAACTCATTGATACATTCCAATCTCATCTTCCTTTATGTCAGATTGAGCGTGCTTTCAATATTGATAAATCGCTTAAATCGGGAGCTTCATGTCGTAGCTTAGGGGTAGGAAAATTCGCTCCTATCCAAACCTTATAAGGTTCAAGCTAGGAAGAGGAATCCGATTTGTCTGGCAAGACGATTCTGATGGACTACACCCTAAAGTGATAACAACTAGGCAAGGATTTGAGCGAACCATTAAACAAATTCGAAAGGCTAGTTACTAAACAAGGAAATCAGAACATGGCTAAGAAAATAACACCTGCAAACAATGCGGCGAATATCCCTAACTCAAACAAGGGAACCAGCGGGACCAACCGTCAACATGACCAGAATCAAGGTAATCGTGGCAAGCAATTAAACCCTAACCAACAAGGGAAGAAATAATATGCCGAATTCAAGTGATATGTCTCAAGACGAACTGGATGTGTGGTCAGATATCAACAATCCAAATAATGACGCAGATATGGATGACTGGGCTGATGCCCATAATCCAAATAATGATGATTATTTAGGTGATGATGTCTAAATAGAAAACGGCCATAAACACTCGAACTTTTCATAAAATGACGTCTTTAGTATCTGCTACGACTGAAAAATGATTTAGAGTTATTAATAACCGCAGCTAACGGGTTTTTAAGCCGAAAATAAGTTAAATAAGATAGCTGGTCGAGCACCTGCTATCTTATTACTAAAAAACATGCACCTTCGACTTGAAGCTACTACAGTTATACTTAATGTACGCTTTTAAATAAAAATTTCAGATGGAAAGAAACCATTACATTCACTATGTAAAAAGAAAAGTAATCTCCCGTTTTCCAACTCAGGTTAATTCTAAATGGTACGCTGAACTACAACATTACGATGATGGATTTAGCAAACCAGTTTTTCACGTAACCCGATCCGTTCGATGGCCAGTTAATGAAATCAAACCTAACGATGTGATTTGGCTGGTAAGCCAGTTAAGCTCACCTTGTGGCAACCTTCCTCCTTCTATCGACGCAAAAATCACGGTTAATTGCATAGAAACTTATCTGAACGCAGAAAAAGAATGTATCAGATTTGCTGCAGGACTAGACTCAACTTGGTTTCACTTAGTTGATGCAAGTTATGTTCTGAAAAAAATAATGATTCAGTTAAAGAATGGTAAAATTGTTAAACCTTTAGCAATCAATACAAATATTGAACAAGCATTTCAAAGCGTAAAATAGATTTATAACCCAGAAATCTTTATTAACTGGGCAAACTCAATAAACTCACTTCCTTATGACTTCGTAAGCTATAGGTGTAAAGATGGGACAAAAGCTGCATTTTGTGAAGCTCAAAAACTAATGGACAAAACTGTTCCACTTTTTTGAGACAGATGGTCATTGCCAAGAAGGTTAGCTGAAAGAAGAGAACTAATCTCGGATTCTCATTTAGATCTATATCTAGCTAAGAAGATTGAAGGCTCAGTGAGAGTATTTGGAATAGAGACTAGATGTTACAACGAATTGGACAGTTACTCTTGTAAAGAAAAGAAACTATCTATATATCCCGAAAATTACAAATAAATCAATCATTATATCGTCTTACGACTATATAATAATCACAAACTCATTTTAGATTAATTTCATGCCTCTACCACTTTTTGTCGGCCTTTCTACTGCTATCGCTGTTGGCGTTTGTATCGTTAACGGAAGAAAGAAGAAAGTGTTCATTAGTTACTATTCTAAAGGCGATTCTCATTACAAAAACCTGATTTTAGCTTGGGCTAAGAGCAAAAAATTCAAGCTCAATATTGAGGATTATTCTACTGACACAAGAATCAGAAGCGAGAATGAAGCTTATTTGAAACAGAAGATGCGCTCACAGATACAAAAAGCAGATTACTTTATTGTGTTCATAGGTGAAGACACTCACCGTAGAAAGTGGGTAAGTTGGGAAATTGAACAAGCGAAGAAACTAAACAAAACAATAATCGCAGTGAAGGAGCAAAGAACACATAAGTCTCCAACTCCTTTACTTAAAAGTGGAGCTATTTGGGTATACAAGTTTTCGGAAGAAAACTTACGTAAGGCAATGTCCTAAACTAAAATCTCAAAGGACTATCCACATTTAAGATTAACAACCATTAAATAAAACGAAAAAACGAAGGGAAGAAATGAACGAAGAAGATTATTTAAATCAAAGGGTTAACAAGCAAATTGATTGGTACGATAGAAAGAGTATCAGTAATCAAAACTATCATAAACTTCTACGTATAACAGAAATAATCTGTGCCGCTATTATTCCCTTTATTTCTGGTTTTGATGAATTTTTCACACATAGTAACGTTTTAGTTGGCCTATTCGGCATTGTAATCGCGGTATGTGCTGGTATTTCTTCGTTAAGTAATTACCAAGAAAACTGGATTTCATACCGTGGTACGTGTGAGATGTTAAAACGAGAGAAGTACCGATTCTTAACAAAATCAAACCCTTACAATACAGTTAATGCATTAGATTTCTTTGTTCAAAGAATTGAAGATATCCTTTCAAAGGAACACATACAGTGGGCAGATAACACAAAGAGCGAAGAAGTAAAAAAACAAGAGTAAATTTCTTCTAACCTTCTTTTGTAAACTGTCGTGCTTATAACACATTTTTACACTGGATACTGATAGAGTTTCATATCAAAATTAAGAGTTGGGTTCGACTATGTTGGCTAATGGCTGTGTTTTAGGAGGTATTCCGTCTCCAGTTTTCTTTCCTTCAGTATCTAGTGTAGCGAAAAACAGGTGGTCAGTTGTTGACCATATTGAGCTACTTGTTACAGTTAACCATCCTCAATTTTTAGTATCTGCATTGGATATAAATAAGCACAGCTCTGACCAAAGGTTAGTTAAAGCTTTGAAGCAAGCTAATTTCCAAGAACAGATTATCATATACGATTCCGGTGTTTATGAAATGGTATGGGGTCATAACGACAATTGGTCGAAACAAAAGTATATCGAAACATTGAGAAACAATGCATTTTCACAAGCCTTTGATCTTGATAGCTATTGCTTCAACTCTAATGCTGATGCAACCCAAATAATTAACTCAATACAAGAAACTGAATCGCAACTGAGAAAAAATTCAATATCACCGATTCTTCATTGTAAATCTATCAATGAATATCGTGAAAAATGTTTGAAGCTATCGTCATCCTTAACACCGGGTGTAATAGCTATCCCTGAAAGAGAATTGGGAGAGGGACTGATTGAAATTACAAGAAATATAAAAAAATTGCGTTCTACATTAAATGAGTTAACAGAATATCAACCCATTCATATATTAGGTACAGGAAATCCATTATCCTTACTTGCTTATAGCTTTGCGGGGGCTGATAGTTTTGACGGATTGGATTGGTGCCAGACAGTTGTCGATTACGATACTGGAACGCTTCATCATTCATTACATTTGGACCTATATATGCACCAAAGCAAATGGGGAAATGAATCGTCGCTAGATTTTCATACTCGATGTTATTTGCATAACCTAGAGTTTTATGAGAATTGGATGAAAATAATAAGAAACTGTAACACGTACGAATCTATGAAAGAGCTTATAAATCTGTATTTTTCAAATAAATGCTATGACAAACTAATTGACATATTAACAATTGACGACACAACACTAAGAGAACCTCATGAAGCTTTATCAGATTGATATGGTTGTAAGTAAACTATGTGCTGACATTAATGATCTAGTCGAAATGAAGCATTGGTCTACTATGTCAACGAATGACATAATATGTGAACTATTCGTCTGCATTCTTGGTAGTGGTGTAAGATACGAAGTTGCTGTGTCCTATGCATCGGCTATTAACAGTTGCGATTCTGTACATTGTAGTCGATTAGATTATGAGCAAATATACGTCGAAGTAAACGCTATTCTTAGCTCTTCAATCACCAACAAAATAACAGGCAAGACGTATAGCAAGTATCGCTATCCTCAACGAGGTGCAAGCAATATAACCAAGTCTCTTTTATGCATTCGAAATGATTTTGGCTCAATTAATACTCTTCTAAACAGAAACCTGAATGTAAATGTAATTCGTCGAAAACTAATCGATTCGTGTTCTGGACTCGGCCCCAAACAAAGCAGCCACTTTTTAAGAAACATTGGATACACTGAAAATATAGCTGTCATCGATCGCCATATCATCAAGTATATTGAAACCTCCCAAGGGAAATCACTTCCAAAACAGAAATTAAATTGTGTTGATACATATGAAAATATCGAATCTAACTTCCATCAATTAATTAAAAAATTTGAGTATTCAGCATCAATCGTAGATCAAGCTATATGGTTTGTTATAAGAAACTTAGGAAAGGAGGTTAAGGCATGAGTGTCGTTTCTCTATTATCAGGTGGTCTAGATTCTTGTTTGATGGCTCAACTGATTAAAGAATCTGGTGTTAACCAAATAGCATTCTTTGTAAATTACGGTCAGTTGAACTATGAACGAGAATATAACTCCGCTCGCCTCCACGCGAATAAAATAGGAATTGCTGTCCCCAATAAGTTAGATATATCAGGCTACGGCAATCTAATCACATCCGGATTGACGACTTCGGAAAAACACATAGTAGATGATGCCTTTCTTCCCGGTAGAAACTTACTTCTTTTACTATCTGCATCTTCGTTTGCTATCCAGAATGGATGTGACACAGTTGCGATGGGACTATTGAGAGAAGATACAGCAATATTCCCAGATCAAACGGATGATTTTCTTATCTCAGCTGAAAACACTATAAATAAATGCTTAGGGAAGAGAATAAAGATACTTACTCCATTGCGCGAGTTTTACAAAAAAGATGTTGTGACGCTAGCAAAAAAGAAAGGTATACAAACGTACTATTCGTGCCATAAGGGAGATGAAACTCCTTGTGGTAAATGTATTTCTTGCAAGGAATTTGTTTATTAAGGAGGTTTTATGGGTGGCGGTGGTGGTTATGGCTTTTCTCAAGTTAATAAAGAAATCTTAGAAAGAAGGGCTAAAGAGCTTATAAAGAAAGCAACTGAAGAACCCACTAGAAACGTTTTTATTAGCTTTTCACACCAAGACATGGATGAAGTTAATCTACTTCGAGGACAAGCAAAGAATGATAACAACAACTTAGAGTTTTCTGACTATTCAGTGAAAAAGGCTTTTGATAGCGAAGATGCACCTTATATCCGTAGAAAAATAACAGAGAAAATTGAACAAGCTTCTGTAACAATGATATACCTCTCTGAAAAAAGTATGGATAGCCGATGGGTAAAATGGGAAGTAGAAAAAAGTAGAGAACTTGGTAAAGGCGTTATTGCTGTACACAAAGGTGATGCTCCACCAACCAATATACCTAAACATATCTCTGATAATGTAAGCTCCGTCGTAAAATGGAATCATGACGCCATATCAAAAGCTGTCCAAGAAGCTGCAGAAAATAGATAGGAAATAAACATGAAGCCTTATTGCTTTGTTCTAATGCCATTTGGCAAAAAGCCAGATACAAACGGTCGTATAATAGATTTTGACTCGGTATATGAGTTGATAATTAAGCCAGCTATTGATGACGCTAGCCTAACCCCAATTCGTGCTGATGAAGAAAAATCTGGTGGCATTATTCACAAAGCAATGTTCGAACGGCTTATGATGTGCGAATACGCTATCGCAGATCTAACAACAGCCAATGCCAATGTTTTTTATGAATTAGGCGTTCGACATGGAACCCGACCTCATAGCACATCGCTCATTTTCAGTGAAGACAGTCGACTTCCTTTCGATGTTTCTTCTTTAAGAGGCCTTCCCTATAAACTTGATGAACAAGGGAAACCTATTGAAATAGAGGCCTATAAAGTAGCGTTAACCGAAATGCTCACTGAAAATAGAAACTCTGTTGATGACAGCCCTGTCTACCAGCTTATACATGACATGCCACGTATAGAAATTGATAGACTAAAAACCGATACATTTAGAGATGCGGTTGAATACGAAGAAGAAGCAAAAAGGCTAGTTGCATCATGTCGTAGCCAGGGGGTAAAAAGTTTATTCAACATGGAGTCAGACCTACAAATTCATGATACCCCACCAGCTATATTGATTGATCTCCTACTTTCATACAGAGCTGTTGAAGCATGGCAGTGTATGATTGATTTTACTGAAAAACTGCCTGCCCCCCTATCTAATATGATTATGGTTAGAGAGCAACTGGGTTTTGCTTTAAATCGACTTGGTATACACAATGACGCTGAAAA is a genomic window of Vibrio algarum containing:
- a CDS encoding TRAFs-binding domain-containing protein produces the protein MKPYCFVLMPFGKKPDTNGRIIDFDSVYELIIKPAIDDASLTPIRADEEKSGGIIHKAMFERLMMCEYAIADLTTANANVFYELGVRHGTRPHSTSLIFSEDSRLPFDVSSLRGLPYKLDEQGKPIEIEAYKVALTEMLTENRNSVDDSPVYQLIHDMPRIEIDRLKTDTFRDAVEYEEEAKRLVASCRSQGVKSLFNMESDLQIHDTPPAILIDLLLSYRAVEAWQCMIDFTEKLPAPLSNMIMVREQLGFALNRLGIHNDAEKVLTELISQYGPSSETNGILGRVYKDLWAKHSQSSKIVSDGYLRKAINTYVQGFEADWRDAYPGINAITLMEMMETVDPRQAGLLPIVKFAVEQRLKSKQPDYWDYATLLELAVLGRERDSAQILLGDCLAEVRESWEPKTTAKNISFIYQARIKRGEDVEWVKEIENELLVERKNDS